The following DNA comes from Simkania negevensis Z.
TTTTTCAATTGTCCCGTCGAATCCATTTGCTTCTTTTGCAGAGGGAAATGTTTTACAAATTATTGTCTTTGCAATTTTCTTTGCCTTTGCCATCACACTAGCGAAAGAAAAGGCCAAACCGATTTTACATTTTATCGAATCGATTAGCGAAGTGATGGCTAATTTGACCCATGTTGTAATGCGTTTTGCACCCTATGGGGTGTTTGCTCTAATGGCTACAGCAGTGGGCGCTGTCGGTTCAAAAATAATTTTACCTCTTTTCTGGGCTGTTGTCTGTATCTTTTGTGCTTGTGTGCTTCATGTTGTCATTGTTTTTGCTGGGTCTCTTAAAGGGCTTGCAAAAGTCGACATTGCCCCATTTTTCAAGGGGATGAAAGATGCGATTATCGTAGCATTCACTACGAGCAGCAGTTCAGCGACGTTGCCTGTTTCATTAGAGTGCGCGCGCGATCATTTGGGACTTTCTCCGGATATTTCTGGGTTTGTCCTCTCTTTGGGGTCGACGATTAACATGAATGGAACGGCTATAGGGCAAGCTGTCTTATCGATTTTCATTGCACAAGCCTATGGGATTGAAATCACCCCAATTAGTATTCTTATTTTGATTTTTACAACGCTCATTTCTGCCGTTGGGACAGCAGGAATACCTGGAAGCGGCCTGGTGATGCTCTCAATCGTCCTCAATGCCATGGGGCTTCCTTTAGAAGGGATAGGGATCGTTGCAGCAATCGACCGCTTTAGAGATATGTTCGGGACTGTAGTAAATATTCTTGGGGATGCAGTTGCAGCTGTCTATGTTGCCAAAAAGGAGGGGCAAATTGACGAAAAAAAATATCATACCGTTACCTGGATAAGTTGATCATGCCCAAATTTTTGATCGCAAATATCAGCAATTTTCGGGTACAATGGT
Coding sequences within:
- a CDS encoding dicarboxylate/amino acid:cation symporter, translating into MKPWLKILIGLVLGVVTGLILNRQVEFLSLVGKAFIDLLKMLVGLIVFSSLVTGMCHINDPKKLGRIGARTLIFYGVTTLIAIGFGLVMVYAIQPGKNLNLTLADGMGSGGNLSLIDFIFSIVPSNPFASFAEGNVLQIIVFAIFFAFAITLAKEKAKPILHFIESISEVMANLTHVVMRFAPYGVFALMATAVGAVGSKIILPLFWAVVCIFCACVLHVVIVFAGSLKGLAKVDIAPFFKGMKDAIIVAFTTSSSSATLPVSLECARDHLGLSPDISGFVLSLGSTINMNGTAIGQAVLSIFIAQAYGIEITPISILILIFTTLISAVGTAGIPGSGLVMLSIVLNAMGLPLEGIGIVAAIDRFRDMFGTVVNILGDAVAAVYVAKKEGQIDEKKYHTVTWIS